One region of Epilithonimonas zeae genomic DNA includes:
- the panB gene encoding 3-methyl-2-oxobutanoate hydroxymethyltransferase, with protein MSVHSEIKKITTETLRKMKFDKEKITMLTAYDFTTAKMVDAGGVDSILIGDSAANVMAGHETTLPITLDQMIYHTQCVVRGVERALVVADLPFGTYQSNPEKALESAVRMMKEGGAHAVKIEGGKEIEDSIRKIVNAGIPVCGHLGLTPQSIYQFGTYKVRAKEDAEAEKLISDCKLLEELGCFAVVLEKIPAALAKKASESISIPTIGIGAGPDCDGQVLVYHDMVGMNQGFSPKFLRRYLDLYSEITGAVSQYVKDVKSSDFPNDKESY; from the coding sequence ATGTCTGTACATTCTGAAATTAAAAAAATCACGACTGAAACCTTACGAAAAATGAAATTCGATAAGGAGAAGATTACAATGCTGACGGCTTATGATTTTACAACAGCAAAAATGGTGGACGCAGGCGGTGTGGATTCTATACTAATTGGAGATTCTGCGGCGAATGTAATGGCTGGTCACGAGACGACTTTACCGATTACACTTGACCAAATGATTTATCATACGCAATGTGTTGTTCGTGGTGTTGAAAGAGCTTTGGTTGTAGCAGATTTACCGTTTGGAACTTATCAAAGTAATCCTGAGAAAGCTTTAGAATCGGCTGTGAGAATGATGAAAGAAGGTGGTGCTCACGCTGTGAAAATCGAAGGTGGAAAAGAGATTGAAGATTCCATCAGAAAAATAGTGAATGCAGGAATTCCTGTTTGCGGACATCTTGGGTTGACTCCTCAAAGTATTTACCAATTTGGAACTTATAAAGTAAGAGCCAAAGAAGATGCGGAAGCGGAGAAATTGATTTCTGACTGCAAATTGTTGGAAGAATTAGGATGTTTTGCGGTTGTTTTGGAAAAAATTCCGGCAGCGCTTGCTAAAAAAGCTTCGGAAAGTATTTCTATTCCAACAATTGGAATTGGAGCAGGCCCGGATTGTGACGGACAGGTTTTGGTTTATCACGATATGGTTGGGATGAATCAAGGTTTTTCTCCGAAATTCTTGAGAAGATATCTTGACCTTTATTCAGAAATTACAGGTGCAGTTTCTCAGTATGTAAAAGATGTGAAAAGTTCTGATTTCCCAAATGATAAGGAGAGTTATTAA
- a CDS encoding alpha/beta fold hydrolase: MLKLLKVSLLLSVVVFLFSCTSQKMKYGTKTEFHDKADSLQSLARIKYIKSLDYSDFKAGKFDNGKVAVNYRFLKPKKIEQNKKYPLVLVFHGSGAIGTNNTSQMGVLSKMWLLPENREQYPVYVLAPQFPIRSSNYHLDESRNVKVSESNEHLDLVLKSIDSLVINENIDRDRIYVMGFSMGGATTSNAISKRPDLFAAAINVSGISQFDKMNKLLTMPIWIVHGSLDTDNFPQSNFKFFDEMKSKGQVFLWEYKDKYHNNILSAELVDEIPKWLLQQHQ; the protein is encoded by the coding sequence ATGTTAAAGTTGCTTAAAGTTTCATTGTTACTTTCTGTAGTTGTCTTTCTATTTTCCTGCACTTCGCAGAAAATGAAGTATGGAACTAAGACTGAATTTCATGACAAAGCCGATTCGTTACAATCATTAGCCAGAATCAAATACATCAAGAGTTTGGATTATTCCGACTTTAAAGCTGGAAAATTTGATAATGGAAAAGTAGCTGTGAATTATCGTTTTCTAAAACCAAAGAAAATTGAACAAAATAAGAAATATCCATTGGTTTTGGTATTTCACGGTTCTGGTGCAATTGGTACAAATAATACTTCTCAAATGGGCGTTTTGTCCAAAATGTGGCTTCTCCCCGAAAACAGAGAACAATATCCGGTGTATGTTTTAGCACCGCAATTCCCAATTCGTTCCTCCAATTATCATCTCGATGAGAGCAGAAATGTCAAAGTTTCTGAGTCTAATGAGCATTTGGATTTAGTATTGAAGTCCATTGATTCTTTAGTTATTAATGAAAATATTGACCGCGACAGAATCTACGTGATGGGATTTTCTATGGGAGGCGCGACAACTTCTAATGCAATTTCCAAAAGACCGGATTTGTTTGCAGCTGCAATTAATGTTTCCGGAATTTCTCAATTTGATAAAATGAATAAACTTCTCACAATGCCGATTTGGATTGTTCACGGAAGTTTGGATACGGATAATTTTCCTCAAAGCAATTTCAAATTTTTTGATGAAATGAAGTCTAAGGGCCAAGTTTTTCTTTGGGAATATAAAGACAAATACCACAACAATATCCTTTCTGCAGAACTCGTGGACGAAATCCCGAAGTGGCTTCTGCAACAACATCAATAA
- a CDS encoding heavy metal translocating P-type ATPase: MAEQCFHCGQKIDKERLLFDEKIFCCNGCQSVYEILNFHNLDNFYNINKNSGIRPSNENNAQFDYLDTPEIFTKVVDFSEGGTTLVTFKIPVIHCSSCIWLLESLHTINNKIKYSQVNFTRKTVQISFKEDEIKLSEVAKFLTNLGYKPVINLETAEKKQDKLDKSLLIKLAVAGFAFGNGMFFSFPEYVSGDDVWFHSFKHLFRIILFLLATAVVFYSASDYYKSAWYGLKNKIINIDVPIVLGIFVLYGRSIYEAVTDYGPGYFDTLCGLLFFMLLGKTFQKRTYNSLSYDRDYKSFYPIAVTKVDFDGKQENILLSELAVGDRIMVRNQEIIPVDSILIKGEGNIDNSFITGESAHISKKPGDKIFAGGKQSGSVLELEVIKSVDQSYLTQLWNKEAFKKFETGLDTMTNTISKYFTFIILGITLVAGIYWSTIDFEKMFQVVSAILIVACPCALALSAPFTFGHIMRILGRNKFYVKDTLTIERLAKVDTLVFDKTGTITENKKTNIKFIGTEIGEFDLRNIKSLLKNSNHPLSKSLYDFIDVNDDYFEIEDFEEISGKGYQGKVRGITYKIGSANFTGQESQNMETAVYISKNGEFIGKFIFKNEYRNNLAQLFHNLKNYGINILSGDNSSEKPILEKLIPSISEMKFNQNPENKLDFIKKLQDDGKKVAMLGDGLNDAGALKQSNVGIAIADDSNSFTPSSDVIMNGEKIPELDKFLKLSKDAIKIVKFTFIISLCYNVVGVGFAVSGHMHPLFAAIFMPLSSVTVVTFTTLSTWLRSSKYFKINI; this comes from the coding sequence ATGGCAGAACAATGCTTTCACTGTGGTCAGAAAATCGACAAAGAAAGACTTCTTTTCGATGAAAAAATCTTTTGCTGCAACGGTTGTCAATCGGTTTATGAAATTCTGAATTTTCACAACCTTGACAATTTTTACAATATCAATAAAAATTCCGGAATCAGACCGAGCAACGAGAACAACGCTCAGTTCGATTATCTGGATACACCCGAAATTTTCACAAAAGTTGTCGATTTTTCAGAAGGCGGAACAACGCTTGTGACTTTCAAAATCCCTGTTATCCATTGTTCTTCTTGTATTTGGCTATTGGAAAGTCTTCACACCATCAATAATAAAATCAAATATTCTCAGGTTAATTTCACAAGGAAAACAGTTCAGATCTCTTTCAAAGAAGACGAAATAAAACTGAGTGAAGTTGCAAAATTCCTGACCAATCTTGGTTACAAACCAGTGATTAATCTGGAAACAGCAGAAAAAAAGCAGGACAAACTTGACAAAAGCCTATTAATCAAATTAGCTGTTGCCGGTTTTGCTTTCGGAAATGGGATGTTTTTCAGCTTTCCAGAATATGTTTCTGGAGACGACGTTTGGTTTCATTCATTCAAACATTTATTCAGAATCATTTTATTCCTGCTGGCAACTGCAGTTGTATTTTACTCTGCTTCGGATTATTACAAATCAGCCTGGTATGGTTTGAAAAACAAAATCATCAACATCGATGTTCCAATTGTTCTGGGAATTTTTGTGCTTTATGGAAGAAGTATTTACGAAGCTGTAACAGATTATGGCCCAGGTTATTTCGATACACTTTGCGGATTACTGTTCTTTATGTTGCTTGGAAAAACCTTTCAAAAAAGAACTTACAATTCATTATCCTACGACAGAGATTACAAATCTTTCTATCCGATTGCCGTTACCAAAGTCGATTTTGACGGAAAACAGGAAAATATTTTGTTATCCGAATTGGCTGTTGGCGACAGGATTATGGTTAGAAATCAGGAAATCATTCCTGTAGATTCTATTTTGATCAAAGGTGAAGGTAACATAGATAACAGTTTTATCACTGGAGAATCTGCTCATATTTCTAAAAAACCTGGTGACAAAATTTTTGCCGGCGGGAAACAATCAGGTTCGGTTTTAGAATTGGAAGTCATCAAAAGTGTTGACCAAAGTTACTTAACACAGCTTTGGAATAAAGAAGCGTTCAAAAAGTTCGAAACTGGTCTTGATACAATGACCAATACGATTAGTAAATATTTCACATTCATCATTTTAGGAATCACTTTAGTTGCAGGAATCTATTGGTCAACTATTGATTTTGAAAAAATGTTCCAAGTGGTTTCTGCGATTCTGATTGTTGCCTGTCCTTGCGCTTTAGCTCTGTCCGCACCGTTTACTTTTGGTCACATTATGAGAATTTTGGGTCGAAATAAATTCTATGTTAAAGACACCTTGACTATCGAGAGACTGGCAAAAGTTGACACATTAGTTTTTGATAAAACAGGAACTATTACTGAGAATAAAAAGACGAATATCAAATTCATCGGAACAGAAATCGGGGAATTTGATTTGAGAAATATTAAGTCTTTGCTTAAAAATTCCAATCATCCACTTTCAAAATCGCTTTATGATTTCATTGATGTAAATGATGATTATTTTGAAATTGAAGATTTTGAGGAAATCTCAGGTAAAGGTTATCAGGGAAAAGTAAGAGGAATTACTTATAAAATTGGTTCAGCTAATTTCACTGGGCAAGAATCTCAAAATATGGAAACGGCGGTTTACATTAGCAAAAATGGAGAATTCATCGGTAAATTTATTTTTAAAAATGAATATCGAAATAATCTGGCTCAACTTTTCCATAATTTAAAAAATTACGGAATCAATATTTTGAGTGGCGACAACTCTTCTGAAAAACCAATTTTGGAAAAACTGATTCCATCAATTTCTGAAATGAAATTCAATCAAAATCCTGAAAACAAACTGGATTTCATCAAAAAACTTCAGGACGATGGTAAAAAAGTGGCAATGCTTGGCGACGGATTGAATGACGCTGGTGCTTTAAAACAAAGTAATGTCGGAATCGCTATTGCAGACGACAGCAACTCTTTCACACCATCATCCGACGTGATTATGAACGGCGAAAAAATCCCTGAATTGGATAAATTTCTAAAACTTTCCAAAGATGCTATCAAAATTGTAAAATTCACATTCATAATTAGTTTGTGTTACAATGTTGTTGGAGTCGGGTTTGCAGTTTCAGGACATATGCATCCACTTTTTGCTGCTATTTTTATGCCTTTAAGTTCTGTAACTGTGGTTACTTTCACAACACTTTCCACTTGGCTCAGAAGTTCTAAATATTTCAAGATAAACATTTAG
- the ccoN gene encoding cytochrome-c oxidase, cbb3-type subunit I, with the protein METQKFSYDNGIVRAFLIATVVFGLVGFLLGLTAALLLFYPELPEFFLGTDDPTIRTLRSEGLQGLVHSQGAFGFGRIRMMHTSMVIFAFVGNSFFSGFYYSIQRLLKTRMWSDTLSWMHFWGWQLMLVTTIITFFMGLNTSKEYAEHEWPIDLLILVVWLIFGINMFATVAIRRVRHLYVAIWFYIGTWVAVAMLHIFNNLEVPLSFSTWKSYSAYAGVKDALVQWWYGHNAVAFFLTTPVLGMMYYFVPKAADRPVFSYKLSIIHFWSLIFVYIWAGPHHLQYTSLPAWAQAVGTGFSIMLIAPSWGGMLNGLLTLRGAWDKVRENPVLKFFVVAVTCYGMATFEGPLLATKTVNKVGHFTDWVIGHVHLGALGWNGFMAFGVIYYLVPILWRTKLWSVKLANWHFWLGTFGIIFYAVPLYISGFTQGLMWKQFNPDGTLVYKNWLDTVTAILPYFKMRFVGGFLYFSGAILMVVNLIATARKGSFQKDVSAEAPALANVKKGRKEGETFHLWLERTPLYLSILSFIVLAIGGSLEILPTIFVKDNVPTISAVKPYSPLELEGRDIYIREGCNACHSQMIRPFRDEVVRFNGKNGQYSKAGEFIYDRPFLWGSKRTGPDLQREGGARPDSWHFKHMYNPRSTSAGSIMPRYPWLIENTLDRSKSKAKLELMKNTFDVPYTKAQIDTMDSWMNNQASAIVKNVFSEAADVKKSFAEAKDAKTKAGEQFVPLEKREIVALISYLQRLGTDIKTTEVKTASN; encoded by the coding sequence ATGGAAACACAAAAATTTAGTTATGACAACGGGATTGTTCGCGCCTTTCTTATTGCGACAGTCGTTTTCGGTTTAGTAGGTTTTTTATTGGGACTTACGGCTGCGTTGTTACTATTTTATCCTGAATTACCGGAATTTTTCCTGGGAACAGACGACCCAACAATCAGAACGCTTAGAAGTGAAGGATTGCAGGGATTGGTTCATTCTCAGGGTGCCTTTGGATTTGGTCGTATTAGAATGATGCACACCAGTATGGTGATTTTCGCATTTGTGGGGAACAGCTTTTTCTCAGGATTCTACTACTCTATCCAAAGACTATTAAAAACAAGAATGTGGAGTGATACGCTGTCTTGGATGCATTTCTGGGGATGGCAATTGATGTTGGTGACAACAATTATCACATTCTTTATGGGTCTTAACACCTCCAAAGAATACGCAGAACACGAATGGCCGATTGATCTTTTGATTTTGGTTGTTTGGCTTATTTTCGGAATCAATATGTTCGCAACAGTTGCGATTAGAAGAGTAAGACATTTGTATGTTGCGATTTGGTTCTACATCGGAACTTGGGTTGCAGTAGCAATGCTTCACATCTTCAACAACTTAGAAGTTCCATTATCTTTCTCGACTTGGAAATCATACTCAGCTTATGCAGGTGTTAAAGATGCCTTGGTACAATGGTGGTATGGTCACAATGCGGTTGCATTCTTCCTGACAACCCCTGTTCTTGGGATGATGTATTACTTCGTACCAAAAGCAGCTGACAGACCAGTTTTCTCATACAAATTATCCATTATCCACTTCTGGTCATTAATCTTCGTATATATCTGGGCTGGTCCACACCACTTACAATATACTTCTCTACCAGCTTGGGCTCAGGCAGTAGGAACAGGTTTCTCCATTATGTTGATTGCACCATCTTGGGGAGGAATGTTGAACGGACTTCTTACACTAAGAGGAGCTTGGGATAAAGTAAGAGAAAATCCGGTTCTTAAATTCTTTGTTGTGGCTGTAACTTGTTACGGTATGGCAACTTTCGAAGGTCCACTTTTGGCAACAAAAACAGTAAACAAAGTTGGTCACTTTACAGACTGGGTTATTGGTCACGTTCACTTAGGAGCATTGGGATGGAACGGATTTATGGCATTTGGTGTTATTTATTATTTAGTTCCAATTCTGTGGAGAACCAAATTGTGGTCTGTAAAATTAGCTAACTGGCATTTCTGGTTAGGAACTTTCGGGATTATTTTCTACGCCGTTCCATTGTATATCTCAGGATTTACACAAGGTTTGATGTGGAAGCAATTCAATCCAGACGGAACTTTGGTTTACAAAAACTGGTTGGATACTGTAACAGCAATCCTTCCATACTTCAAAATGAGATTTGTTGGAGGTTTCTTATATTTCTCCGGAGCCATTCTTATGGTTGTAAACTTAATTGCAACAGCTAGAAAAGGTTCTTTCCAAAAAGATGTTTCTGCAGAAGCACCAGCTTTGGCAAACGTGAAAAAAGGAAGAAAAGAAGGCGAAACATTCCACCTTTGGTTAGAAAGAACACCACTTTATTTATCAATATTATCTTTCATTGTATTAGCAATTGGAGGTTCTTTGGAAATCCTTCCTACTATTTTTGTAAAAGATAACGTCCCTACAATTTCTGCGGTTAAGCCTTATTCTCCGCTGGAATTAGAAGGTAGAGATATCTATATCAGAGAAGGTTGTAATGCTTGTCACTCTCAAATGATTCGTCCTTTCCGTGATGAAGTTGTAAGATTCAACGGAAAGAATGGACAATACTCTAAAGCTGGGGAATTCATCTATGACAGACCATTCCTTTGGGGTTCTAAAAGAACAGGTCCGGATTTGCAAAGAGAAGGTGGCGCAAGACCAGATTCTTGGCACTTTAAGCATATGTACAACCCAAGGTCTACATCTGCAGGTTCTATCATGCCTAGATATCCTTGGTTGATTGAAAATACGCTTGACAGAAGCAAATCTAAAGCTAAATTGGAATTGATGAAAAATACTTTCGATGTTCCTTATACAAAAGCTCAAATCGACACAATGGATTCTTGGATGAACAACCAAGCCAGTGCAATTGTGAAGAATGTCTTCTCAGAAGCTGCCGATGTTAAAAAATCTTTTGCTGAAGCTAAAGATGCTAAAACAAAAGCTGGCGAGCAATTTGTACCACTTGAGAAGAGAGAAATCGTAGCATTGATATCTTATCTGCAAAGATTAGGAACGGATATCAAAACAACTGAAGTAAAAACGGCTAGTAATTAA
- a CDS encoding Crp/Fnr family transcriptional regulator, whose translation MSLEQQLVIEENFSKAFNKESLRESLNPEDFEVYSNALKVLEFSKGDVVFDDGESPKGVYFIEKGTAKLSKSGVYGKDQILRFCKENDLIGYRSLLCGENFQAKAEAMTPMKVQFLPSDIFLKLLEVDPKLSYAMLQKIAYELGESANTVTFLAQKTVRERLAEILVLLEQKLGTDPEGFIKISLTREEIANLIGTATESAIRLISEFKQDDLIVVEGRNIKILNREKLIKLGHVVI comes from the coding sequence ATGTCTCTTGAACAACAATTGGTTATAGAAGAAAATTTCTCAAAAGCATTTAACAAAGAATCTTTGCGCGAAAGTCTTAATCCCGAAGATTTTGAAGTTTACAGCAATGCACTCAAAGTTCTGGAATTCTCAAAAGGTGATGTCGTTTTCGACGATGGCGAGTCGCCGAAAGGTGTCTATTTTATCGAAAAAGGAACTGCAAAATTATCGAAATCAGGTGTTTATGGTAAAGACCAGATTCTGAGATTCTGCAAAGAAAATGATTTGATAGGTTACCGTTCTTTGCTTTGCGGAGAAAATTTCCAGGCCAAAGCAGAAGCAATGACACCAATGAAAGTTCAGTTTTTACCATCTGATATTTTCTTGAAATTATTAGAAGTTGACCCAAAACTATCTTACGCAATGCTTCAAAAAATTGCTTATGAATTGGGCGAATCTGCAAACACTGTAACCTTCCTTGCACAAAAAACGGTAAGAGAAAGATTGGCAGAAATTCTAGTTTTGCTGGAACAAAAGCTGGGAACTGACCCGGAAGGTTTTATCAAAATCTCTTTGACCAGAGAAGAAATTGCCAATCTGATTGGAACTGCAACAGAAAGTGCTATCCGATTGATTTCGGAATTCAAACAAGATGATTTGATTGTTGTTGAAGGAAGAAACATCAAAATCCTAAACAGAGAAAAGTTAATCAAGCTTGGTCACGTGGTTATATAA
- a CDS encoding cbb3-type cytochrome c oxidase N-terminal domain-containing protein codes for MKRRTPVYINILIVLGLLLVVFYMFSQSSDFLTSRYFLGTALISVIVVFIQTAIGDLIENEKFKKLTDAEKAAYLNETKVPYFQYLWNGAFKSQGEKEEKDILIDHGFDGIMELDNQLPKWWLGLFYFGTAYCILYISSYFLTDFAHPYKEYEQEYREQTAAISEYMATVTQPTLETAVFSEDNVEAGKAVFETNCVSCHGEGGKGGIGPNLTDNFWINQPEKTLFKNVFYMVDNGSKNNPTMQAWGKNGVVNGFEMQAVAAYVYHINQEQAPITEAQGGAAPQGTEAHWEK; via the coding sequence ATGAAAAGAAGAACACCTGTTTATATTAATATTCTAATTGTTTTAGGATTATTACTGGTAGTGTTTTATATGTTCTCGCAGTCATCTGACTTTTTAACGTCCAGATATTTCCTGGGAACAGCTTTAATCAGTGTTATAGTCGTATTCATTCAAACTGCAATTGGTGATTTGATTGAAAACGAAAAATTTAAAAAATTAACTGACGCTGAAAAAGCAGCTTATCTTAACGAAACCAAAGTTCCATATTTCCAATATTTGTGGAATGGCGCATTCAAAAGTCAAGGTGAGAAAGAAGAAAAAGACATTCTTATCGACCACGGATTCGATGGAATTATGGAGCTTGACAATCAGCTTCCAAAATGGTGGTTAGGTCTTTTCTATTTTGGTACAGCTTACTGTATTTTATATATCTCATCTTATTTCCTGACAGATTTTGCGCATCCATACAAAGAGTATGAGCAAGAATACAGAGAGCAAACGGCTGCAATTAGCGAATATATGGCTACAGTTACTCAGCCAACTCTGGAAACAGCTGTTTTCTCAGAAGACAATGTAGAAGCTGGAAAAGCTGTTTTCGAAACGAACTGTGTTTCTTGTCACGGTGAAGGTGGAAAAGGAGGCATTGGTCCTAACTTGACAGATAATTTCTGGATTAATCAACCTGAGAAAACTTTGTTCAAAAATGTTTTCTATATGGTAGATAACGGTAGTAAAAATAACCCAACAATGCAGGCTTGGGGTAAAAATGGTGTAGTGAATGGTTTTGAAATGCAGGCTGTAGCAGCTTATGTTTATCATATCAACCAAGAACAGGCGCCTATTACTGAAGCACAAGGTGGCGCTGCTCCTCAGGGGACAGAAGCACACTGGGAAAAATAA
- the ccoG gene encoding cytochrome c oxidase accessory protein CcoG has protein sequence MSGTEKKYNEAESWVVEAETFRDSVGTMDNTGKRRWVFPRKPKGKYTNYRYLVSIVLLAIYFVIPFLKINGNPVLLFNIIERQFFIFGQPFYPQDFFILALGAIASLIFIILFTVAFGRIFCGWICPQTIFLEMIFRKIEYAIEGDRNKQIRLDSQAWDSEKIWKRSLKWTIFIIISLVITHIMFMYIVGYEEVLRIMQEGPFAKPTNFLVMIMFTAAFYFVFAWFREQVCTMVCPYGRLQGVLIDKETINVFYDYKRGENRSKWKKGEDRRAQGKGDCIDCKQCVVVCPTGIDIRDGLQMECVNCTACIDACDEVMVKVGLPPGLIRYASEKEIEEQQQFKFSGKMKIYSVILALLVGFLGFLLYNRGQMEAKFLKPPGSTFFVRDGKITNTYNYTFLNKSNETKTVIIKIIEPKNGEISSGTTNKIVLKRDAMIKGTINVSFPESQIKLSKQNLELGVYDMNGELLDSYNTYFEGPFKFQF, from the coding sequence ATGAGTGGGACAGAAAAAAAATACAACGAGGCTGAAAGCTGGGTGGTAGAAGCTGAGACATTCAGAGACTCTGTTGGAACAATGGATAATACCGGAAAAAGAAGATGGGTATTTCCAAGAAAACCAAAGGGTAAATATACCAATTACAGATATTTGGTTAGTATTGTATTGTTAGCAATCTATTTTGTAATTCCTTTTCTTAAAATCAATGGTAATCCGGTTCTTTTATTCAATATTATAGAACGCCAATTCTTCATTTTTGGACAGCCATTTTATCCGCAGGATTTCTTTATTCTTGCTTTAGGCGCCATTGCTTCATTAATATTCATTATTCTTTTCACAGTAGCTTTCGGAAGGATATTTTGTGGATGGATTTGTCCGCAAACCATCTTTTTGGAAATGATTTTCCGTAAAATAGAATACGCAATAGAAGGCGACAGAAATAAGCAGATAAGATTAGACAGCCAAGCTTGGGATTCTGAAAAAATATGGAAACGTTCTCTTAAATGGACAATATTCATCATCATCTCATTAGTAATAACCCACATTATGTTTATGTACATCGTAGGTTATGAAGAAGTTTTGAGAATAATGCAGGAAGGTCCATTTGCGAAACCAACCAATTTCTTGGTAATGATTATGTTCACGGCAGCTTTCTACTTTGTATTTGCTTGGTTCAGAGAGCAGGTTTGTACAATGGTTTGTCCTTATGGTAGATTGCAAGGTGTTTTGATTGATAAAGAAACCATCAACGTTTTTTACGATTATAAAAGAGGAGAAAACCGTTCCAAATGGAAAAAAGGAGAAGACAGAAGAGCGCAAGGAAAAGGCGATTGTATCGACTGTAAGCAGTGTGTTGTTGTTTGTCCAACAGGAATCGACATCCGTGATGGTTTACAAATGGAATGCGTGAATTGTACAGCCTGTATCGATGCCTGCGATGAAGTAATGGTAAAGGTGGGTCTTCCACCAGGATTGATTCGTTATGCTTCCGAAAAGGAAATTGAAGAACAACAACAGTTTAAGTTCTCCGGCAAAATGAAAATCTACTCTGTCATATTAGCTTTGTTAGTCGGATTCCTTGGATTCTTGCTTTACAACAGAGGACAAATGGAAGCTAAATTCCTGAAACCTCCAGGCTCAACATTCTTTGTAAGAGACGGAAAAATTACTAATACATATAATTATACTTTCCTCAATAAATCGAACGAAACAAAAACTGTTATCATCAAGATTATCGAACCAAAAAATGGTGAAATATCTTCAGGTACAACCAATAAAATTGTTTTGAAGAGAGATGCGATGATAAAAGGAACCATCAATGTAAGTTTCCCAGAAAGTCAAATCAAATTGTCTAAACAAAATCTCGAATTGGGCGTGTATGATATGAACGGAGAATTATTGGATTCTTACAACACTTACTTTGAAGGGCCATTCAAATTTCAATTTTAA
- a CDS encoding FixH family protein: MKKLHWGHGLAIALGCFILFILFLIFIFPMGKQNAEMISNNYYEEELQYQDIIDAKKNAAQLKEQPVYKATNEGMMISFPESIKVDGDKVNFVLFRTEDSNLDVKKEVGLQHNVFLIPKKVLSAGSYTLKLKWTENKKSYQIDYDILWK, encoded by the coding sequence ATGAAAAAATTACATTGGGGACACGGTTTGGCGATAGCTTTAGGATGTTTTATACTGTTCATCTTGTTTTTGATTTTCATCTTCCCGATGGGGAAACAGAATGCAGAAATGATTTCCAATAATTATTATGAAGAAGAATTGCAATATCAGGATATTATTGATGCAAAGAAAAACGCAGCTCAACTAAAAGAACAACCAGTTTATAAAGCAACCAATGAAGGAATGATGATTTCTTTTCCGGAGAGCATCAAAGTGGATGGTGATAAAGTTAATTTTGTATTATTCAGAACCGAGGATTCTAATCTGGACGTGAAAAAAGAAGTCGGTTTACAGCACAATGTTTTCCTGATTCCTAAAAAAGTATTATCCGCAGGTTCATATACCTTGAAACTGAAATGGACAGAAAATAAAAAATCATATCAGATAGATTACGATATTCTATGGAAATGA
- the ccoS gene encoding cbb3-type cytochrome oxidase assembly protein CcoS: MEILYLMIICSVSLAAIFLVIFIIGAKKGQFEDDESPAVRILFDDEVKTDKETETPKNENE; encoded by the coding sequence ATGGAGATTCTCTATTTAATGATTATTTGCAGCGTTTCTTTAGCTGCTATCTTCTTGGTTATCTTTATAATTGGAGCAAAAAAAGGACAGTTTGAAGATGATGAATCGCCTGCCGTTAGAATTTTATTTGACGATGAGGTGAAGACAGATAAGGAGACGGAAACTCCTAAAAATGAAAATGAATAA